DNA from Kitasatospora viridis:
GGGCCGAGCGGCATGCCGATCGCCATCCCCGCCGTCATGATCGCCACGGCGCGCGGTCGCTCGGCCGGGCTGAACAGGCTCGGCAGGATCGCGATGCCGAGCGGCATGATCAGCGAGCCGCCGAGCCCCATCACGGCGCGCACCGCGATCAGCGTGGCGGAGGAGTCCGCCAGCGTGCCGACCATCGAGGCGACGCCGAACAGCACCAGCCCGCCGATCAGCAGCCGGCGCCGCCCGAACCGGTCGCCGAGCAGGCCGGCCGGCAGCATCGCGGCGGCGAAGACCACCAGGTAGGCGTCGGCGATCCACTGCAACTGGCCGGTGGAGGCGTGCAGTTGCACCGCCATCTCGGGCAGCGCGACGTTCAGGATGGTGCCGTCGAAGCCGAGCACCAGCACGCTCAGGCAGATCGCGGCCAGCGCCCACCAACGGCGGTTGCCGCCCCGGCCCGCCCCACCGGGCGGCGCGGCGGTGCTCGCGGTCGCGTCCGTCATCGCACTCGCGGTCCCGCTCGTGGTCCCGTCCACGGTCATGGCAGCCCCCTTGAGAGTCCCTGTCTTATGACAGTAACTCTCATTTCGGAGACGCTGTCAATCGAACAGGGGCAGGGGCATGCGCGAGCAGCCCAGCGCCGTCAACGGCCCTGGGCTGCTCGTGTCTTGGGTCTCGGGTCGGTCAGAAGGTGGTCATGGGGATCAACGCGGTCACCGCTCCGCAGCCAGGTCGACCCGCTGCCACTGACCCTCGCTCGGCGCCGCGCTGAAGTCGTATCGCGCCCCAGCGGGCCCGAGGGCGAGCAGGGATATCGAGGTCGAGCCCCAGATCCGCCCGTCGCCGAAGTCCCGACGCTGTATCAGGGCGGCCCGGTCGTCCAGCTCCAGGCCGTCCCCGCAGGCGAGCGGCAGCCACTCGCCCCAGGCCTGCCGGGTCGAGCCCGCGCCGGGCTCGGGGCGCACCGCCGCCGCCAGCCGGGCCCGGAAGTGCACGGCCCGGGCGGCCATCATCAGCCGGGCCCGCCGCGAGGTGGTGCGGTTCTCCGCCCGGCCCTCCAGCCCGTCGTTGACCACGACGCTCAGCCCGGTCGGCAGCGCCCGGTCGACCAGCTCGCCCCCTCCCCAGCTCAGCACCCGCACGCCGGTGGGCCGCGCCAGGACCAGGTGGAACGGGTCGTACCGTTCGAGGTCCGTGCGGTCGAGGCGGTCGAACCCGCCCTCGGTCA
Protein-coding regions in this window:
- a CDS encoding NRDE family protein, which gives rise to MCTAFISIEPTSAVPVLLLSVRDEYVGRQWLPPDHHWPSSPDLVGGLDLVAGGTWLAVRPGDGSGDGPAVACLLNGFGPAADPHARLSRGGLPLLAVTEGGFDRLDRTDLERYDPFHLVLARPTGVRVLSWGGGELVDRALPTGLSVVVNDGLEGRAENRTTSRRARLMMAARAVHFRARLAAAVRPEPGAGSTRQAWGEWLPLACGDGLELDDRAALIQRRDFGDGRIWGSTSISLLALGPAGARYDFSAAPSEGQWQRVDLAAER